Proteins encoded within one genomic window of Candidatus Rokuibacteriota bacterium:
- a CDS encoding ABC transporter permease gives MRALATTLRGAAPFAALLIAWALVTRAGLVPSIFLPPPADVARTAWELARDGSLWINIAASLGRVLLGIVFSVPLAVALGVAVGLSRRLAPVVEPIVSFFNALSGIAWLPLAITWFGLGWASVTFIMFNTIFFLVFFNTLVGVRTVPRIFEHAVLTMGGSRRHVILQVLIPGAMPSIVTGLRMAIGFGWRALIAAEMIATSTGLGFLIYNAANFHQSDTILVGIIAIGCLWLATDRLVLQPLERRTVERWGLVSESA, from the coding sequence ATGAGGGCGCTGGCGACGACCCTCCGCGGAGCGGCGCCGTTCGCGGCGCTCCTGATCGCGTGGGCGCTGGTCACGCGGGCGGGGCTCGTGCCCTCCATCTTCCTGCCGCCGCCGGCTGACGTGGCGCGGACCGCGTGGGAACTGGCGCGCGACGGCTCGCTCTGGATCAACATCGCGGCGAGCCTGGGTCGCGTGCTTCTGGGCATCGTCTTCAGCGTGCCCCTCGCGGTCGCTCTGGGCGTGGCCGTGGGGCTCTCCCGGCGGCTGGCGCCGGTGGTGGAGCCCATCGTGAGCTTCTTCAACGCGCTCTCCGGGATCGCCTGGCTGCCGCTCGCCATCACCTGGTTCGGGCTCGGGTGGGCGAGCGTGACCTTCATCATGTTCAACACGATCTTCTTCCTGGTCTTCTTCAACACGCTGGTGGGCGTGCGCACGGTCCCCCGGATCTTCGAGCACGCCGTGCTGACCATGGGCGGCTCCCGGCGGCACGTCATCCTGCAGGTGCTGATCCCTGGCGCAATGCCCAGCATCGTCACCGGCCTTCGGATGGCCATCGGCTTCGGCTGGCGGGCCCTGATCGCCGCCGAGATGATTGCCACCAGCACCGGGCTCGGCTTTCTCATCTACAACGCCGCCAACTTCCACCAGAGCGACACGATCCTGGTGGGGATCATCGCCATCGGGTGCCTCTGGCTGGCCACGGACCGGCTGGTGCTCCAGCCTCTGGAGCGCCGGACCGTGGAGCGCTGGGGGCTCGTGTCGGAGTCGGCGTGA
- a CDS encoding ABC transporter permease: MTRRWELVATWIAVLAATTGAWGVAAATLPLPDYYLPAPTAVLAALGDLVAKGILPTYVVASLRRIVLAAALGLAVGVPVGLILGMSRRVADFFYPLLNFFQSVSGIAWLPLMLVWFGFGERTILVAVNYTVFFPVVFNALLGVRSVPRLYVNALRTLGASRWRIVRDVLLPGALPSIATGMRLGLAYGWRALIAAEMLVGAHGLGFMIFNAQNFHLTARIMLGMGIIGMLWLVLDYFLLRPLEEATIARWGLVQR, from the coding sequence GTGACGCGTCGCTGGGAGCTCGTCGCGACGTGGATCGCCGTCCTGGCCGCGACGACGGGCGCGTGGGGTGTGGCGGCGGCGACGCTGCCGCTGCCCGACTATTACCTGCCCGCGCCCACGGCCGTGCTCGCCGCGCTCGGTGACCTGGTCGCCAAGGGTATCCTGCCGACCTACGTCGTGGCGAGCCTGCGCCGGATCGTGCTTGCCGCCGCGCTGGGGCTCGCGGTGGGGGTGCCCGTCGGCTTGATCCTGGGCATGAGCCGGCGCGTGGCCGACTTCTTCTATCCCCTGCTGAACTTCTTCCAGTCCGTCTCCGGGATCGCGTGGCTGCCGCTCATGCTGGTCTGGTTCGGCTTCGGCGAGCGCACGATCCTGGTGGCAGTCAACTACACGGTGTTCTTCCCCGTGGTCTTCAACGCGCTGCTCGGGGTCCGGAGCGTGCCCCGCCTCTACGTCAACGCGCTCCGCACCCTGGGGGCCTCGCGGTGGCGGATCGTGCGGGACGTGCTGCTGCCGGGCGCGCTCCCCAGCATCGCCACGGGGATGCGGCTCGGGCTCGCCTACGGCTGGCGGGCGCTCATCGCCGCCGAGATGCTGGTGGGCGCCCACGGCCTCGGGTTCATGATCTTCAACGCCCAGAACTTCCACCTCACCGCGCGGATCATGCTCGGCATGGGGATCATCGGCATGCTCTGGCTGGTCCTCGACTACTTCCTGCTGCGCCCCCTCGAGGAGGCCACCATCGCGCGCTGGGGGCTCGTGCAGCGATGA